The following are encoded together in the Thiobacillus sp. SCUT-2 genome:
- the nuoH gene encoding NADH-quinone oxidoreductase subunit NuoH, which yields MDWAAIQTVVWTLIKIIALVVPLMLGVAYLTYAERKIIGWMQVRIGPNRVGFQGLLQPIADAVKLLMKEIIIPSGASRGLFILGPILAIAPALAAWAVIPFTDTLVLANIDAGLLYVMAITSMGVYGVIIAGWASNSKYAFLGAMRSAAQIVSYEIAMGFALVGVLMAAQSLNLVEIVRGQAGGFWHWYFIPLFPLFLVYLIAGVAETNRAPFDVAEGESEIVAGFHVEYSGMAFAVFFLAEYANMILVSALATLMFLGGWLSPLPFLPDGIVWWLLKTGFVLFLFLWFRATFPRYRYDQIMRLGWKVFIPITLVWIVFIGAMMQTSYGHLFH from the coding sequence ATGGACTGGGCCGCGATTCAGACCGTCGTCTGGACGCTGATCAAGATCATCGCACTGGTGGTGCCGCTGATGCTGGGCGTCGCCTATCTGACCTACGCCGAGCGCAAGATCATCGGCTGGATGCAGGTGCGTATCGGTCCCAATCGGGTGGGATTCCAGGGACTGCTGCAGCCGATCGCGGACGCGGTCAAGCTGCTGATGAAGGAAATCATCATCCCCTCGGGGGCCAGCCGCGGGCTGTTCATCCTTGGGCCCATCCTCGCCATTGCCCCGGCGCTGGCGGCGTGGGCGGTGATTCCCTTCACCGATACGCTGGTGCTCGCCAACATCGACGCCGGCCTGCTCTACGTGATGGCGATCACCTCGATGGGCGTCTACGGCGTCATCATCGCCGGCTGGGCCTCGAACTCGAAGTATGCCTTCCTCGGCGCCATGCGTTCGGCGGCACAGATCGTCTCCTACGAGATCGCCATGGGGTTCGCGCTGGTGGGCGTGCTGATGGCGGCCCAGTCGCTCAATCTCGTGGAGATCGTGCGGGGGCAGGCGGGCGGCTTCTGGCACTGGTATTTCATCCCGCTGTTTCCGCTGTTCCTCGTCTATCTCATCGCCGGGGTGGCCGAGACCAACCGCGCGCCGTTCGACGTTGCGGAAGGGGAATCGGAGATCGTCGCCGGTTTCCACGTCGAGTATTCGGGCATGGCGTTCGCGGTGTTCTTCCTCGCGGAGTACGCCAACATGATCCTGGTGTCCGCGCTTGCCACCCTGATGTTCCTCGGCGGCTGGCTGTCGCCGTTGCCCTTCCTGCCCGACGGCATCGTCTGGTGGCTGCTCAAGACCGGCTTCGTGCTGTTCCTGTTCCTGTGGTTCCGCGCCACCTTCCCGCGCTATCGCTATGACCAGATCATGCGCCTGGGCTGGAAGGTGTTCATCCCCATCACCCTCGTCTGGATCGTATTCATCGGCGCGATGATGCAGACGTCGTACGGGCATCTCTTCCACTGA
- the nuoG gene encoding NADH-quinone oxidoreductase subunit NuoG, whose amino-acid sequence MATLNIEIDGKSLQVESGKTIMDAANQLGITIPHFCYHKKLSIAANCRMCLVQVEKAPKPLPACATPVTDGMKVHTRSEYAINAQKAVMEFLLINHPLDCPICDQGGECTLQDLAVGYGGSASRYQEVKRVVIEKNLGPLIATDMTRCIHCSRCVRFGQEIAGIMELGMAGRGEHTEVMPFLETQVASEISGNVIDLCPVGALTSKPFRYTARSWELSRRPSISPHDSLGSNLEVHVKGNKVMRVVPRENEDVNECWLADRDRFSYEGLNTAERLAQPMVKHDGQWVETTWQQALEHVAERLKAIAPDRIGALSTPYRPAEELYLLQKLMRGMGSGNVDHRLRWSDFSLDDKARGGFWLGMPVTYMSRLNRMLVVGSNLRKDHPLMAHRIRESVRWYGELNLINAAEDEFLGKVHAKRIVAPSQLAAALAGVCVALAELKAVPVPAIAAHGVADDIAKKMAASISGGETRAVFLGNMAQHHPTYAQIHALAQEVAKLAGASFGVLGEAANSVGASAVGAVPHRGALGQPAIRGLNAQQMLARPLSAYLLLGVEAELDTHDPVTAMASINAADFVVVMSPYKGKSLDYADVLLPIAPWTETSGTFVNTEGRVQSFSAVVKPLGETRPAWKVLRVLGNLLGLAGFDHNDSQEVLREALGETPTGSVQAFLNNEVDATALTPPQPHDGLERVAEVPIYQTDAVVRRSPSLQLTLDAALPVARMHSRLIAKLGLAENGRVSVRQTASALTLKVQRDDLLPDNCIRVPSGHPLTAGLGPMFGPITAEPA is encoded by the coding sequence ATGGCGACCCTGAACATCGAAATCGACGGCAAGTCGCTCCAGGTCGAGAGCGGCAAGACCATCATGGACGCCGCCAACCAGCTCGGCATCACGATCCCGCATTTCTGCTACCACAAGAAGCTGTCCATCGCAGCCAACTGCCGCATGTGTCTCGTGCAGGTGGAGAAGGCGCCGAAGCCGCTGCCGGCCTGCGCGACGCCGGTCACCGACGGGATGAAGGTCCATACCCGCTCCGAATACGCGATCAATGCGCAGAAGGCGGTGATGGAGTTCCTGCTGATCAATCATCCGCTCGACTGTCCGATCTGCGACCAGGGCGGCGAGTGCACATTGCAGGATCTTGCCGTCGGCTACGGCGGCTCGGCGTCGCGCTATCAGGAAGTGAAGCGCGTGGTGATCGAGAAGAACCTCGGGCCGCTGATCGCGACCGACATGACGCGCTGCATCCACTGCAGCCGCTGCGTGCGCTTCGGGCAGGAGATCGCCGGCATCATGGAACTCGGCATGGCCGGGCGCGGCGAGCACACCGAGGTGATGCCCTTCCTGGAAACCCAGGTCGCGTCCGAGATCTCCGGCAACGTCATCGATCTGTGCCCGGTGGGCGCGCTGACCAGCAAGCCCTTCCGCTACACCGCGCGCAGCTGGGAACTGTCGCGGCGGCCGTCGATCAGCCCGCACGACAGCCTGGGCTCCAACCTCGAGGTCCACGTCAAGGGAAACAAGGTGATGCGCGTCGTGCCGCGCGAGAACGAGGACGTCAACGAGTGCTGGCTCGCCGATCGCGACCGCTTCTCCTACGAGGGCCTCAATACCGCCGAGCGACTCGCGCAGCCGATGGTCAAGCATGACGGCCAGTGGGTCGAGACGACGTGGCAGCAGGCACTCGAACATGTCGCCGAGCGGCTGAAGGCGATTGCCCCGGACCGGATCGGCGCGCTGTCGACGCCCTACCGCCCGGCGGAGGAGCTCTACCTGCTGCAGAAGCTGATGCGCGGCATGGGGAGCGGCAACGTCGACCATCGCCTGCGCTGGTCCGACTTCAGCCTCGACGACAAGGCGCGCGGCGGCTTCTGGCTCGGCATGCCGGTCACCTACATGTCGCGCCTGAACCGCATGCTGGTGGTCGGCTCGAACCTGCGCAAGGATCACCCGCTGATGGCGCACCGCATCCGCGAATCGGTGCGCTGGTACGGCGAGCTCAACCTGATCAACGCGGCCGAGGACGAATTTCTCGGCAAGGTGCACGCCAAGCGCATCGTCGCGCCGTCGCAGCTCGCCGCGGCGCTGGCTGGCGTGTGCGTCGCACTGGCCGAACTGAAGGCCGTGCCGGTGCCGGCGATCGCCGCGCACGGCGTCGCCGACGACATCGCGAAGAAGATGGCCGCCAGCATTTCCGGCGGCGAGACCCGCGCCGTCTTCCTCGGCAACATGGCACAGCACCATCCGACCTACGCGCAGATCCATGCGCTCGCGCAGGAAGTCGCGAAACTCGCCGGCGCGAGCTTCGGCGTGCTGGGCGAGGCGGCCAACAGCGTCGGCGCGTCGGCGGTGGGGGCGGTGCCGCATCGCGGCGCGCTCGGCCAGCCGGCGATACGCGGGCTGAACGCGCAGCAGATGCTGGCGCGGCCACTGTCGGCCTACCTGCTTCTGGGGGTGGAGGCGGAGCTCGATACGCACGACCCGGTGACCGCGATGGCGAGCATCAACGCCGCCGACTTCGTCGTGGTGATGTCGCCCTACAAGGGCAAGTCGCTCGACTACGCCGACGTGCTGCTGCCGATTGCGCCGTGGACCGAGACTTCGGGCACCTTCGTCAACACCGAAGGCCGGGTGCAGAGCTTTTCCGCCGTGGTGAAGCCGCTCGGCGAGACGCGTCCGGCCTGGAAGGTGCTGCGCGTGCTGGGCAACCTGCTGGGCCTGGCCGGCTTCGACCACAACGACTCCCAGGAAGTGCTGCGCGAGGCGCTGGGCGAGACGCCGACGGGCAGCGTGCAGGCCTTCCTCAACAACGAGGTCGACGCCACGGCGTTGACGCCGCCGCAGCCGCACGACGGCCTCGAGCGCGTCGCCGAGGTGCCGATCTACCAGACCGACGCCGTGGTCCGCCGTTCGCCGTCGCTGCAACTGACGCTGGACGCCGCGCTGCCGGTCGCGCGCATGCACAGCCGGCTGATCGCGAAGCTGGGGCTTGCGGAAAATGGCCGCGTCTCGGTGCGGCAGACCGCGTCGGCGCTGACGCTGAAGGTGCAGCGTGACGACCTCCTGCCCGACAACTGCATCCGCGTGCCGAGCGGTCATCCGCTGACGGCGGGGCTGGGGCCGATGTTCGGCCCGATCACGGCGGAGCCGGCCTGA
- the nuoF gene encoding NADH-quinone oxidoreductase subunit NuoF, with amino-acid sequence MSLLTPTHQVCSWTQALDDPASLATYVANGGYQALRRVVTEQVPGDAIIAELKTSALRGRGGAGFPTGLKWSFMPRAFPGDKYIVCNSDEGEPGTFKDRDILRYNPHQLIEGMAIAGYVLGAKVGYNYIHGEIFEIYEVFERALAEAREAGYLGDHLFGTDFSFQLHAHHGYGAYICGEETALLESIEGKKGQPRFKPPFPASFGLYGKPTTINNTETLASVPWIVQHGGQAFLELGKPNNGGPKLFSVSGHVNKPGNYEVPLGTPFSELLDMAGGVRNGHKLKAVIPGGSSAPVLPGSVMMDCTMDFDSIAKAGSMLGSGAVIVMDETVCMVRALERLSYFYFEESCGQCTPCREGTGWMYRIIHRIEHGEGRPEDLELLNSVASHIGGHTICALGDAAAMPVQSFLKHFGNEFAYHVEHKRCMV; translated from the coding sequence ATGAGCCTGCTGACGCCCACCCACCAGGTCTGCAGCTGGACCCAGGCGCTCGACGACCCGGCGTCGCTGGCGACCTATGTCGCGAATGGCGGCTATCAGGCACTGCGCCGCGTCGTCACCGAGCAGGTCCCGGGCGACGCCATCATCGCCGAGCTGAAGACCAGCGCCCTGCGCGGGCGCGGCGGCGCGGGCTTCCCGACCGGACTCAAGTGGAGCTTCATGCCGCGCGCCTTCCCCGGCGACAAGTACATCGTCTGCAACAGCGACGAGGGCGAGCCGGGCACGTTCAAGGACCGCGACATCCTGCGCTACAACCCGCACCAGCTGATCGAGGGCATGGCGATCGCCGGCTACGTGCTGGGCGCGAAGGTGGGCTACAACTACATCCATGGCGAGATCTTCGAGATCTACGAGGTCTTCGAGCGCGCGCTCGCGGAGGCGCGTGAGGCGGGCTACCTCGGCGACCATCTCTTCGGCACCGACTTCAGCTTCCAGCTGCACGCGCACCACGGCTATGGCGCCTACATCTGCGGCGAGGAGACCGCGCTGCTCGAATCGATCGAGGGCAAGAAGGGGCAGCCGCGCTTCAAGCCGCCTTTCCCGGCAAGCTTCGGCCTCTACGGCAAGCCGACCACGATCAACAACACCGAGACGCTGGCTTCGGTGCCCTGGATCGTGCAGCACGGTGGCCAGGCCTTCCTCGAGCTCGGCAAGCCGAACAACGGCGGGCCCAAGCTGTTCTCGGTCTCGGGCCATGTCAACAAGCCGGGCAACTACGAGGTGCCGCTCGGTACGCCATTCTCCGAACTGCTGGACATGGCGGGCGGGGTGCGCAACGGCCACAAGCTCAAGGCCGTGATTCCGGGCGGTTCGTCGGCGCCCGTGCTGCCCGGCAGCGTCATGATGGACTGCACCATGGATTTCGACTCCATCGCCAAGGCAGGTTCGATGCTCGGTTCCGGCGCGGTGATCGTGATGGACGAGACGGTGTGCATGGTGCGTGCGCTCGAGCGGCTGTCGTACTTCTACTTCGAGGAATCGTGCGGCCAGTGCACGCCGTGCCGCGAGGGAACCGGCTGGATGTACCGCATCATCCACCGGATCGAGCACGGGGAGGGCAGGCCGGAAGACCTCGAGCTGCTCAACAGCGTGGCGAGCCACATCGGCGGCCACACCATCTGCGCACTGGGCGACGCCGCGGCGATGCCGGTGCAGAGCTTTCTCAAACATTTCGGCAACGAGTTCGCGTACCACGTCGAACACAAGCGCTGCATGGTGTAA
- the nuoE gene encoding NADH-quinone oxidoreductase subunit NuoE — MLSQESLAAIDAEVAKYPAGQKQSAVMSALRIAQAEQGWLRPELIEFVAEYLEMPAIAAYEVATFYNMYDTRPGGRHKITVCTNLPCVLMGANEIAEHLKQKLGIGFGETTEDGRYTLREGECMGACGDAPMCLHNNHKMHTHLTPEKVDELLDKME; from the coding sequence ATGCTGTCACAGGAATCGCTCGCGGCGATCGACGCCGAAGTCGCCAAGTATCCCGCCGGCCAGAAGCAGTCGGCCGTGATGAGCGCGCTGCGCATCGCGCAGGCCGAGCAGGGCTGGCTCAGACCCGAGCTGATCGAGTTCGTCGCCGAGTATCTCGAGATGCCGGCGATCGCCGCCTACGAGGTCGCGACCTTCTACAACATGTACGATACCCGGCCGGGTGGTCGTCACAAGATTACCGTGTGCACCAACCTGCCGTGCGTGCTGATGGGGGCGAACGAGATCGCCGAACATCTGAAGCAGAAGCTCGGCATCGGCTTCGGGGAGACCACCGAGGACGGCCGCTACACGCTGAGGGAGGGCGAGTGCATGGGCGCCTGCGGCGATGCGCCGATGTGCCTGCACAACAACCACAAGATGCATACCCATCTCACGCCCGAGAAGGTGGACGAGTTGCTGGACAAGATGGAATGA
- a CDS encoding NADH-quinone oxidoreductase subunit D → MAEIRNYTMNFGPQHPAAHGVLRLVLELDGEVIQRADPHIGLLHRATEKLAEHKTFIQSVPYMDRLDYVSMMVNEHAYVMAIEKLLGIEVPERAQYIRVMFDEITRILNHLLWLGAHALDVGAMTVFLYAFREREDLMDCYEAVSGARMHAAYYRPGGVYRDLPDTMPQYAAQHTRNEATLKSMNANRQGSLLDFIEDFTQRFPTYVDEYETLLTDNRIWKQRTVGIGVVSPERAKALGFTGPMLRGSGVEWDLRKKQPYEVYDRMDFDIPVGTNGDCYDRYLVRIEEMRQSNRIVKQCVDWLRRNSGPVIVDNHKVAPPDRLSMKQNMEELIHHFKLFTEGMHVPAGEAYAAVEHPKGEFGIYLVSDGANKPYRLKIRAPGYAHLAALDEMSRGHMIADVVAIIGTQDIVFGEIDR, encoded by the coding sequence ATGGCCGAGATCCGCAATTACACGATGAACTTCGGCCCGCAGCATCCGGCCGCGCATGGCGTGCTGCGCCTGGTGCTGGAACTCGACGGCGAGGTGATCCAGCGCGCGGACCCGCACATCGGCCTGTTGCACCGCGCGACCGAGAAGCTTGCCGAGCACAAGACCTTCATCCAGTCGGTGCCCTACATGGACCGCCTCGACTACGTGTCGATGATGGTCAACGAACATGCCTACGTGATGGCGATCGAGAAGCTGCTCGGCATCGAGGTGCCGGAGCGGGCGCAGTACATCCGCGTGATGTTCGACGAGATCACGCGCATCCTCAACCACCTGCTGTGGCTCGGCGCGCACGCACTCGACGTCGGCGCGATGACGGTCTTCCTCTACGCCTTCCGCGAGCGCGAGGACCTGATGGACTGCTACGAGGCGGTGTCGGGCGCGCGCATGCATGCGGCCTACTATCGTCCCGGTGGCGTCTACCGCGACCTGCCCGACACGATGCCGCAGTATGCGGCGCAGCACACCCGCAACGAGGCCACGCTGAAGTCGATGAACGCCAACCGCCAGGGTTCGCTGCTCGACTTCATCGAGGACTTCACCCAGCGTTTCCCGACCTACGTCGACGAGTACGAGACGCTGCTCACCGACAACCGCATCTGGAAGCAGCGCACCGTCGGTATCGGCGTCGTTTCGCCCGAGCGCGCCAAGGCGCTCGGCTTCACCGGTCCCATGCTGCGTGGTTCCGGCGTCGAATGGGACCTCAGGAAAAAGCAGCCCTACGAGGTCTACGACCGCATGGACTTCGACATACCGGTCGGCACCAACGGCGACTGCTACGACCGCTATCTGGTTCGGATCGAGGAAATGCGGCAGTCCAACCGCATCGTCAAGCAGTGCGTCGACTGGCTGCGCAGGAACTCGGGCCCAGTCATCGTCGACAATCACAAGGTGGCGCCGCCCGACCGCCTGTCGATGAAGCAGAACATGGAAGAACTGATCCACCATTTCAAGCTCTTCACCGAGGGCATGCACGTGCCGGCCGGCGAAGCCTACGCGGCGGTGGAACATCCCAAGGGCGAGTTCGGCATCTACCTGGTGTCGGATGGCGCCAACAAGCCGTATCGTCTGAAGATCCGCGCGCCGGGCTACGCTCATCTTGCCGCGCTCGACGAGATGTCGCGCGGCCACATGATCGCCGACGTCGTCGCCATCATCGGTACGCAGGACATCGTTTTCGGGGAGATCGACCGCTGA
- a CDS encoding NADH-quinone oxidoreductase subunit C, whose protein sequence is MPQSVESLLSSLETLLGEALVHAFVRLGEVTLVVKAEAYASAMRTLRDHPDCRFEQLLDLCGMDYADYGDGAWEGSRFAVVVHLLSIAHNQRVRVRAFCPDDDLPVVASVTELWPSANWYEREAFDLFGIVFEGHPDLRRILTDYGFIGHPFRKDFPLSGHVEMRYDPTQQRVIYQPVSIEPREITPRIVRDESYGEGR, encoded by the coding sequence ATGCCGCAGTCCGTGGAATCCCTCTTGTCGTCGCTGGAAACGCTGCTTGGCGAGGCGCTTGTCCACGCGTTCGTCCGGCTGGGCGAAGTGACGCTGGTCGTCAAGGCCGAAGCGTACGCATCGGCGATGCGCACGCTGCGCGACCATCCAGACTGCCGCTTCGAACAACTGCTCGACCTGTGCGGGATGGACTACGCCGACTATGGCGACGGTGCGTGGGAAGGGTCCCGTTTCGCGGTCGTCGTGCATCTGCTTTCGATTGCGCACAACCAGCGCGTGCGCGTGCGGGCTTTCTGCCCTGACGACGATCTGCCGGTGGTGGCGTCGGTGACGGAGCTCTGGCCCTCCGCCAACTGGTACGAGCGGGAGGCGTTCGATCTCTTCGGCATCGTGTTCGAGGGGCATCCGGACCTGCGCCGTATCCTGACCGACTACGGCTTCATCGGCCATCCGTTCCGCAAGGATTTTCCGCTGTCCGGCCACGTCGAGATGCGCTACGACCCGACGCAGCAACGCGTGATCTACCAGCCGGTGTCGATCGAGCCGCGCGAGATCACCCCGCGCATCGTGCGGGACGAAAGCTACGGGGAAGGACGCTGA
- a CDS encoding NuoB/complex I 20 kDa subunit family protein, whose translation MSIEGVLEQGFVTTKADQLINYMRTGSMWPMTFGLACCAVEMMQAGASRYDLDRFGIVFRPSPRQSDVMIVAGTLCNKMAPALRKVYDQMAEPRWVISMGSCANGGGYYHYSYSVVRGCDRIVPVDIYVPGCPPTAEALLFGIIQLQNKIKRTNTIAR comes from the coding sequence ATGAGCATTGAAGGTGTCCTCGAGCAGGGATTCGTCACGACCAAGGCCGATCAGCTCATCAATTACATGCGCACCGGCTCGATGTGGCCGATGACGTTCGGCCTGGCATGCTGCGCCGTCGAGATGATGCAGGCCGGTGCGTCGCGCTACGATCTCGATCGCTTCGGCATCGTGTTTCGTCCGAGCCCGCGCCAGTCGGACGTCATGATCGTTGCGGGCACGCTATGCAACAAGATGGCGCCGGCCCTGCGCAAGGTTTACGACCAGATGGCGGAGCCGCGCTGGGTGATCTCGATGGGCTCGTGCGCCAACGGCGGCGGCTATTACCATTATTCCTACTCGGTGGTGCGCGGCTGCGACCGCATCGTGCCCGTCGACATCTACGTTCCCGGCTGCCCGCCGACCGCGGAGGCCCTGCTGTTCGGCATCATCCAGCTGCAGAACAAGATCAAGCGAACCAACACCATCGCCCGCTGA
- a CDS encoding NADH-quinone oxidoreductase subunit A produces MLENYLPILLFILVGLAFGIGPIVAGGILAPHRPDSEKLSPYECGFEAFEDARMRFDVRYYLVAILFILFDLEIAFLFPWAIVLEEIGLAGFIAMLVFLGILVVGFIYEWMKGALEWE; encoded by the coding sequence GTGCTGGAGAACTACCTCCCCATTCTGCTGTTCATTCTGGTTGGCTTGGCTTTCGGCATCGGGCCGATCGTTGCAGGGGGAATTCTGGCGCCGCATCGCCCCGACAGCGAAAAGCTCTCTCCCTACGAGTGCGGCTTCGAGGCATTCGAGGATGCGCGCATGCGGTTCGATGTGCGCTACTACCTGGTCGCCATTCTGTTCATCCTGTTCGATCTCGAGATCGCGTTCCTGTTTCCGTGGGCGATCGTGCTCGAGGAGATCGGCCTCGCGGGTTTCATCGCCATGCTCGTGTTCCTGGGCATCCTCGTCGTCGGGTTCATCTACGAGTGGATGAAGGGTGCGCTCGAGTGGGAATGA
- the secG gene encoding preprotein translocase subunit SecG — METLVWIVHVLVAIALIALVLLQHGKGADMGAAFGSGSAGSLFGASGSANFLSRSTAVLAGLFFLTSLGLAYFGLQQHKPTSVLERAAVPAPAAQPAAPAQVPAQGPGSKAGEIPK; from the coding sequence ATGGAAACTCTGGTCTGGATCGTTCACGTTCTCGTTGCCATCGCGCTGATTGCGCTGGTGCTGCTGCAGCATGGCAAGGGGGCGGACATGGGTGCGGCATTCGGCAGCGGTTCGGCAGGCAGCCTGTTCGGGGCGAGCGGTTCGGCCAATTTCCTGAGCCGCAGCACGGCCGTGCTGGCAGGGCTGTTTTTCCTGACCAGCCTGGGACTGGCCTATTTCGGGCTCCAGCAGCACAAGCCGACGAGCGTGCTTGAGCGTGCGGCGGTGCCGGCACCTGCAGCGCAGCCTGCAGCACCGGCGCAAGTCCCGGCCCAAGGGCCGGGCTCGAAAGCGGGAGAGATCCCGAAGTAA
- the tpiA gene encoding triose-phosphate isomerase, translated as MRKKLVAGNWKMHGSLAENAALLAAIKPALAGIEAAVCVPFPYLAQAQAALAGSSIAWGAQNLSEQPKGAFTGEVSAAMLLDFGCKYVIVGHSERRSLYGERDEIVAKKYMAAQAAGLTPILCVGESLQERESGVTEAVVARQLDAVIQAAGVGSLGKAVVAYEPVWAIGTGKTATPEQAQAVHAFIRGKIAALDGAVADGLVIQYGGSVKAANAAELMAQPDIDGGLIGGASLVADEFIAICRAAAR; from the coding sequence ATGCGCAAGAAGCTCGTAGCCGGTAACTGGAAAATGCACGGCAGCCTCGCAGAAAATGCCGCGCTGCTGGCCGCCATCAAACCCGCCCTCGCCGGAATCGAGGCCGCCGTGTGCGTGCCGTTCCCCTATCTTGCGCAGGCGCAGGCCGCGCTTGCGGGCTCGTCGATCGCCTGGGGTGCGCAGAATCTGTCCGAGCAACCCAAGGGTGCGTTCACCGGCGAGGTGTCGGCCGCGATGCTGCTCGATTTCGGCTGCAAGTACGTCATCGTCGGGCACTCCGAGCGCCGCAGCCTGTACGGCGAGCGCGACGAGATCGTGGCGAAGAAATACATGGCGGCACAGGCGGCCGGCCTGACGCCGATCCTGTGCGTCGGCGAATCGCTGCAGGAGCGCGAATCCGGCGTGACCGAAGCCGTCGTCGCGCGCCAGCTCGACGCCGTGATCCAGGCCGCCGGCGTGGGGTCGCTGGGCAAGGCCGTGGTGGCCTACGAGCCGGTCTGGGCGATCGGCACCGGCAAGACGGCAACCCCGGAGCAGGCGCAGGCCGTGCATGCATTCATCCGTGGCAAGATCGCAGCGCTCGACGGTGCCGTCGCCGATGGCCTCGTCATTCAATACGGGGGTAGCGTAAAAGCCGCGAATGCGGCAGAATTGATGGCTCAGCCGGATATCGATGGCGGACTGATCGGCGGGGCCTCCCTGGTTGCCGACGAGTTCATCGCCATCTGCCGCGCAGCCGCTCGATAG
- the pstB gene encoding phosphate ABC transporter ATP-binding protein PstB — protein MSERTLPPGENVALQVRNLDFYYGEFKGLSKVNLDIAHKKVTAFIGPSGCGKSTLLRTFNRMYDLYPGQRAEGEILFHGKNLLDKSQDVNLVRAKIGMVFQKPTPFPMTIYENIAFGVRLYERMSKSAMDDRVEWALKKAALWGEVKDKLNKSGLSLSGGQQQRLCIARAVAVKPEIVLLDEPTSALDPISTAKVEELINELKSDYTIAIVTHNMQQAARISDYTAFMYMGELVEFNETGTIFMRPAKKQTEDYITGRFG, from the coding sequence ATGTCTGAACGAACCCTGCCACCCGGCGAGAACGTCGCACTGCAAGTCCGCAACCTGGACTTCTACTACGGGGAATTCAAGGGCCTCAGCAAGGTCAATCTCGACATTGCCCACAAGAAGGTGACCGCCTTCATCGGCCCGTCGGGTTGCGGCAAATCGACATTGCTGCGCACCTTCAACCGCATGTACGACCTCTATCCGGGGCAGCGTGCCGAGGGCGAGATCCTGTTCCATGGCAAGAACCTGCTCGACAAGAGCCAGGACGTGAACCTCGTGCGAGCCAAGATCGGCATGGTGTTCCAGAAGCCGACGCCTTTCCCGATGACGATCTACGAAAACATCGCCTTCGGCGTCCGGCTCTACGAGCGCATGTCGAAGAGCGCGATGGACGACCGCGTCGAATGGGCCTTGAAGAAGGCCGCGCTGTGGGGCGAAGTGAAGGACAAGCTGAACAAGAGCGGCCTGTCGCTCTCGGGCGGCCAGCAGCAGCGCCTGTGCATCGCCCGGGCCGTGGCGGTGAAGCCGGAAATCGTCCTGCTCGACGAGCCGACCTCGGCGCTCGACCCGATTTCCACTGCCAAGGTCGAGGAGCTCATCAACGAATTGAAGAGCGACTACACCATCGCCATCGTCACGCACAACATGCAGCAGGCCGCGCGGATCTCCGACTACACGGCATTCATGTACATGGGCGAGCTGGTCGAGTTCAACGAGACCGGCACCATCTTCATGCGGCCCGCCAAGAAGCAGACCGAAGACTACATCACGGGGCGCTTCGGCTGA